DNA from Aggregatimonas sangjinii:
AAAAAAATTGATATCCCTGTATACGTAATCCACGGACAGCAAGATGAGCTTTTCGATATTGCGAGAACCGAAAAATGGGTGAACCAAACCAAAGAAAAAGGTTCCGAAGTCATCTTTAAAGCTGCTGACGGCCTTTCGCATTATGAAGCATGTGCGTATATTGAGCTCCTAAAAGAGGCTGGGGAATGGCTAGAACAGAAATGGAAAGAACAATGAAGGTACTGCACTTAGATAGCAATCACCCACTTATTATCGAACAGTTCTCGGAACTGGGTTTCGAAAACGATGAGGACTATACCTCCTCCAAACAGGAAATCGAACAAAGAATAGCCGCTTATGATGGTTTGATCATCCGCAGCCGTTTTGCTTTGGATGCCGAGTTTTTACAAAAAGCGACCAACCTTAAATTTATCGGTCGCCTAGGTGCAGGCCTGGAAAATATTGATACCGACTATGCCAAGGCGAACGATATTTTTCTAGCTGCGGCCCCCGAGGGCAATCGCAATGCCGTAGGGGAACATGCTTTGGGCATGCTCCTATCGCTTTTCAACAATCTGAACAAGGCCGATAGGGAGGTGCGTTCGGGAACATGGGATCGAGAAGGCAATCGCGGGGTAGAGCTCGAAGGCAAGACCGTTGGGATTATTGGTTATGGCAATATGGGCAAGGCATTTGCCAAAAAACTACAAGGTTTCGATGTTGACGAAGTCATTTGTTACGATATCGAAGGTGGTGTCGAAGACGATAATGCACGCCAGGTGGGTATTATGGAGTTTCACCAACACACCGAAGTGCTCAGCCTGCATGTACCCCAAACACCCGCTACGATCGGTATGGTCGATACCGCTTTCATCGAAAAGTTCCATAATCCGATATGGCTATTGAATACTGCCCGCGGCAAATGCGTAGTTACCGAAGATTTGGTTGCCGGGCTAAAATCGGGAAAAGTTCTAGGGGCCTGTCTCGATGTGCTCGAATATGAGAAAACGTCTTTTGAGCACATGTTCTCGGATGGTAAATTGCCCGAAGCCTTTGAATATCTCATCAAATCGGAAAATGTCCTATTGAGTCCGCATGTAGCGGGTTGGACTGTAGAAAGCAAAATCAAGCTGGCACAAACGGTAGTCGATAAAATCAAGAAAGAATTTTGTTAAATTGCTACAGTGAAACGGACGGTTTTTATCTTCTCGGCATTGATCGTAGCACTGCTTTGTCTTTTCCAGCTAAGTCAATATGCCTATGTTTCCGGCGATATTTCGGTTGAATTCGGTATCGCCGTCATTGCCGTGGTCTTCTTTCTCATCGGTAGCTATCTCAGCAAAAGTAGTGTTTCCAAGAGACCTCCCCTGGATAGCAAAGTGGAGAAAAACGGCGGGGCTGCTCCCGGTCTGACCGAAAGGGAATATGAGGTGCTTCAAGAAATCGCACTGGGCCTGTCGAATAAGGAAATAGGGGCTAAAATGTTTTTGTCGGAGAGTACGATCAAAACCCACGTTTCCAACCTCTTCATCAAACTCGACGCCAAACGAAGAACCCAAGCCATTCGAAAAGCCAAGGAAATGCAGATTATCTGATGGTCTCCATTGTTCTAAATTGGGCTTAACGCCAAGTTCATCATCAATTTGGTACTTTAGTATGAGTGCCATTTTAGGGAGCGAGTTTACATTTGTCCAAATCAATTCCATCGGAAAAATGAAAAGTACGATTCTACGTTTTGGGAGTTACGGCGTGTTGACCATCACCGCGCTATCTTTTTTAATATGGTACCTTATCGGTGTCGTAGATGATAAATGGGGCGAGGTTATCGGGTACTCCTCGATGGTGGTGTCGCTGCTCTTTGTCTACTTTGGCATAAAACACTTTCGGGACAAGGAGAACAAAGGTGTGGTGTCATTCGGGAAAGCACTCTTGATCGGTATGCTCATCAGTTTGATGGCCGCATTGGCCTTCGGGATATTAGACCTCATCTACGTAAAGTTCGTCAATCCCGATTTTATGACGGATTATTACACCGGACAATTGGAGCAGCTACAAATCGACCTCCCGGCCGATGAATTTGAAATCCGAAAATCGGAACTGGAATCCGAAAAAGCGTTCTTCATGAATCCGTTACTGCATTTTTTTGTCATGTCGATGACCGTTTTTGTCATAGGTTTTATAATTTCATTGATCTCTGCCATGATACTTCAACGAAAAGAAAATTGACATGCAGTACAAAGCCAATTCGCCCGAAGACTACATTCGCCAGCTTCCAGAGGAAAGACAGGCGGTAATCTCGAAAATCAGACAGACTATTTTGAATGCCATCCCACAAGGCTTTGAAGAGCAGCTCAGCTACGGGATGCTGGGTTATGTGGTCCCGCACTCTCTTTATCCAGACGGCTATCATTGCGATCCCAAATTACCATTGCCTTTTATCAATTTAGCCTCCCAAAAGAACTTTGTAGCCCTCTACCATTCGGGTATCTATGCCGATCAAAACCTATACGACTGGTTTGTAGAGGAATATCCCAAACACTGCAAACGCAAATTGGACATGGGTAAAAGTTGCATTCGGTTTAAATATATGGAGGATATTCCCTACGAATTGATCAAAGAATTGTGCACCAAGATGACCGTGAGCGAGTGGATCGACCTGTATGAAAAAAATATAAAGCGGTAATATGAACTAATGTGCAATTCGCACAAAAAACTAAATTCTCACCAGAACCGAAACCTTGAGCACGTCTGAGGACGGCGCCAAGATTAGGGAATGCAATCATTACAATTATGAAACGAGTAACAGGACTAGGCGGATTTTTCTTTAAAACGGACGACCCAGACGGCATAAAGAAGTGGTACAAAGACCGTTTGGGACTCGATACCGATCAATACGGTTGCACTTTTTGGTGGAAGGACAAAGAGGGAAACGATTGTTCGACCCAGTGGAGCCCGATGAAGTCCGATACTACCTATTTTCAACCAAGTAAGTCGACCTTCATGATGAATTTTCGAGTTGAAAACCTCGTCGCCTTACTGGAAGCATTGAAAAAGGAAGGGGTTACCGTCGTAGGGGAAATCGAAGAATTCGAATACGGAAAGTTTGGCTGGATACTCGATCCCGACGGGAATAAACTAGAACTGTGGGAGCCCGTTGACTCCGCATTTTTATGATGTCGTAATATTCAGTACATTTAGTGGATTTAACCACTAAAAACAACGAGTATGTCCGAAGACAATAAAGATTTTGGGGATAAGGCCGAGGATTCTTTCGATAAGGCCAAGGATAAGGCCAACGAATTTGCCGGCGAAGCCAAGGAGGCTGCAAACGAGTTTGCCGACGAAGCAAAAAAAGCCGCAAACGAGTTCACCGAAGGGGCTAAAGAAGCTATGGATGAGCTTGGTGGGGAAAACAAAAAATTGATCGCGGGAATCTTGGCTATCGTGTTAGGTTCTTTGGGAATCCACAAATTTATCTTGGGATATCAAAAAGAAGGCATCATCATGTTGGTATGTACGGTTGCGTTAGGAGCGATTACCTGTGGCATAGGAGCATCGGTAATGGGCCTGATCGGATTGATCGAGGGAATTATTTACCTCACCAAATCGGATGCCGAGTTTTACAACACCTACCAAGTCGGAAGAAAACCTTGGTTCTAGAAGGCTTGTATCCTACTCAAAGCCAAATTTATCCGATTTGGCTTTTTTAATTAAATTTATCATCGTAATATTGCAATATATAAATATGAAATGGGCATCACCAAAACCGAGATTTTCAATACAAGGCAAAACGAGCTCGCCACTATTTTTAAAGTGCTGTCGAACCCCGCGCGTATTGCCATACTCCAGTACATAAGCAACCAGAAGGCTTGCATCTGTAATGACATCGTCGACGAAATTGGACTTGCCCAGCCCACCATATCCCAACATCTGAGAGAGCTCAAAAGTATTGACTTGATCCATGGGGAAATTGATGGTAAAAGCATTTGCTACTGCATCAACCTGGATAAATGGAAAGAAATACAGGAACTCCTAAATTCCTTTTTTAACAAGACCAAGTTTAATTGTTGCTAAAACAAAACAGATGAAAACAGACGAATTGCTATCGCTATTAAATGAACACCCGAACAAGAAATTACTTTTCGAGTACACGCCCGGCAACTATGTGGCACCCAATTACCACATCACCGAGGTAAAGAATATCACCATCGATTCGGTCGATTGCGGGGCCGGAGTCGATTTCTGGAAAGAAACAATCATTCAACTATGGGAGAGTCCGGATGAAAAAGACACCTTAGATTATATGACAGCTTCCAAAGCCTTGGGCATTCTGAACAAAGTAGACCAGATCAAACCCATGGAACGGGCGGTAGAAGTAAAATTCGAGTACAGTAACCGGCATTTTCATACCGCCCAACTTTTTGTCAACGATGTGATGCTACAGGACGATACGCTAATGCTCAAGCTCGGTGTTGAGCAAACCGACTGTAAGGCTAGGGAAACCTGTGGGGTGCCAGCAGAAGTGAACAACTTATCGGATAATACGAGCTGTGCGCCCGGTAGCGGCTGTTGTTAAACTTTCGAATCAGGTTTCTAAAAATAAATTGTGATGGAAATACTCTTCTATTTGGCCACATTTTGCTTAGTGTTGTTCATGATTTTGGCAACCTACGACGGTTTTTTTCTCCATATCTGGAAATACGAGCTCTTCCGTAGGCCGGAAAGCGCTTTCGAGCACAAAACACATACGATAAGGGCGATACTGTTCCCCTTGATCGTTTGGTGTCTCTTTTTAAATGAGACCAGCTGGGCCAGCTTCTTACTAGGTGTTTCTTTGGTGGTTATCGATTTGATCGTATTGGCAATCGATGCCTATTCCGAACAGGAAAGTAGGAGCTTTATGGGCGGACTCCCTAGATGGGAATACCTCATTCATCTTTTCTCGAATGCTTTTCATTTCTCCGCTATTGCCCTCGTTCTTGCTTTTAAGCTGCGCGTATCGGATTCGGCTGTACAGTTCGTGAGCACTTTTGCTCCCTCACCCGGGTATGAATTTTTTACATTCATAAGTGCAAATGTCATTCCAGGGGCATTGCTTTTGGCACTGCTTCATTTTGTGCTGATGCTCAAAAAACCACAAGCTTTTTGGAACAATTGCCGTACAAAAGTAATTTGCTGTTAATATGAAAACAACGTACCAACTCGTAGTTCGGCCGATGCATTCCGATGATTGGGAATCGGTTTCCCGTATTTATGCAGAAGGCATCGCCACAGGTTTCGCTACATTTGAAACGGACGTTCCTTCGTATGAATCTTGGGACGCCGCCCATATGCAATCCTGTAGGATCGTAGCCTCCGAAAATGGGAATATTCTTGGCTGGGCGGCCCTATCCCCCGTCTCGAACAGATGTGTGTATGGGGGCGTTGCCGAAGTAAGTGTTTATATTGGGGAGAAAAGTCGCGGAAAAGGCGTTGGAAAATTACTGATGAAGACCTTGATACACGACAGTGAGTCCGTCGGCATCTGGACGCTCCAATCCGGAATCTTTCCAGAAAATAAGGGCAGCGTTCAATTGCACGAAAAAATGGGCTTTCGCTATATCGGAAAGCGCGAACGGGTCGGCAAACTGGATGGCATATGGAAGGACAACCTCCTTTTCGAAAGACGAAGTAAAACCATCGGGGTCGATTGACTGCGGTAGAGCGGCGATAAACGGATTACTTCGCTAAGCTCGGAATGACAATTGTGGAATCGTACTAATTTGTAAAACTGCCAACAGCGACTGTTTACTAAATACTTGAACCTTGAACCTTGAACCTTGAACCTTGAACCAAAAATGAAAAACATATTAGTACTCTGTACAGGCAATTCCTGTAGAAGCCAAATGGCACATGGGTATTTACGCACCCTACAGCAAGAAAAGGCCAAAATCTATAGCGCTGGAATCGAAACACACGGACTCAACCCCGGGGCGGTCGCTATCATGGCCGAAGATGGCATCGATATTAACGGTCACACCAGCAACCATGTCGATGAATATGATGGTATCCCATGGGACTATATCATTACCGTTTGCGACCATGCGAAAGAAAACTGTCCGTTTATTGCCGCGCCCCGTGCCAAACGCATGCACCGTAATTTCTTCGACCCCTCGAAGGTTGTCGGGACAGAGGTGGAGAAACACGCGGCCTTTCTGAAGGCTCGAAATGAAATCAGGGATTTTTGCAAAAGCTTTATCGCTAAGGAACTCGATTAACGA
Protein-coding regions in this window:
- a CDS encoding GNAT family N-acetyltransferase, translating into MKTTYQLVVRPMHSDDWESVSRIYAEGIATGFATFETDVPSYESWDAAHMQSCRIVASENGNILGWAALSPVSNRCVYGGVAEVSVYIGEKSRGKGVGKLLMKTLIHDSESVGIWTLQSGIFPENKGSVQLHEKMGFRYIGKRERVGKLDGIWKDNLLFERRSKTIGVD
- a CDS encoding DUF1801 domain-containing protein, translating into MQYKANSPEDYIRQLPEERQAVISKIRQTILNAIPQGFEEQLSYGMLGYVVPHSLYPDGYHCDPKLPLPFINLASQKNFVALYHSGIYADQNLYDWFVEEYPKHCKRKLDMGKSCIRFKYMEDIPYELIKELCTKMTVSEWIDLYEKNIKR
- a CDS encoding arsenate reductase ArsC, producing the protein MKNILVLCTGNSCRSQMAHGYLRTLQQEKAKIYSAGIETHGLNPGAVAIMAEDGIDINGHTSNHVDEYDGIPWDYIITVCDHAKENCPFIAAPRAKRMHRNFFDPSKVVGTEVEKHAAFLKARNEIRDFCKSFIAKELD
- a CDS encoding response regulator transcription factor, giving the protein MKRTVFIFSALIVALLCLFQLSQYAYVSGDISVEFGIAVIAVVFFLIGSYLSKSSVSKRPPLDSKVEKNGGAAPGLTEREYEVLQEIALGLSNKEIGAKMFLSESTIKTHVSNLFIKLDAKRRTQAIRKAKEMQII
- a CDS encoding VOC family protein, encoding MMKRVTGLGGFFFKTDDPDGIKKWYKDRLGLDTDQYGCTFWWKDKEGNDCSTQWSPMKSDTTYFQPSKSTFMMNFRVENLVALLEALKKEGVTVVGEIEEFEYGKFGWILDPDGNKLELWEPVDSAFL
- a CDS encoding NINE protein, with the protein product MSEDNKDFGDKAEDSFDKAKDKANEFAGEAKEAANEFADEAKKAANEFTEGAKEAMDELGGENKKLIAGILAIVLGSLGIHKFILGYQKEGIIMLVCTVALGAITCGIGASVMGLIGLIEGIIYLTKSDAEFYNTYQVGRKPWF
- a CDS encoding ArsR/SmtB family transcription factor, whose product is MGITKTEIFNTRQNELATIFKVLSNPARIAILQYISNQKACICNDIVDEIGLAQPTISQHLRELKSIDLIHGEIDGKSICYCINLDKWKEIQELLNSFFNKTKFNCC
- a CDS encoding DUF4199 domain-containing protein, which codes for MSAILGSEFTFVQINSIGKMKSTILRFGSYGVLTITALSFLIWYLIGVVDDKWGEVIGYSSMVVSLLFVYFGIKHFRDKENKGVVSFGKALLIGMLISLMAALAFGILDLIYVKFVNPDFMTDYYTGQLEQLQIDLPADEFEIRKSELESEKAFFMNPLLHFFVMSMTVFVIGFIISLISAMILQRKEN
- a CDS encoding 2-hydroxyacid dehydrogenase, translated to MKVLHLDSNHPLIIEQFSELGFENDEDYTSSKQEIEQRIAAYDGLIIRSRFALDAEFLQKATNLKFIGRLGAGLENIDTDYAKANDIFLAAAPEGNRNAVGEHALGMLLSLFNNLNKADREVRSGTWDREGNRGVELEGKTVGIIGYGNMGKAFAKKLQGFDVDEVICYDIEGGVEDDNARQVGIMEFHQHTEVLSLHVPQTPATIGMVDTAFIEKFHNPIWLLNTARGKCVVTEDLVAGLKSGKVLGACLDVLEYEKTSFEHMFSDGKLPEAFEYLIKSENVLLSPHVAGWTVESKIKLAQTVVDKIKKEFC
- a CDS encoding DUF6428 family protein: MKTDELLSLLNEHPNKKLLFEYTPGNYVAPNYHITEVKNITIDSVDCGAGVDFWKETIIQLWESPDEKDTLDYMTASKALGILNKVDQIKPMERAVEVKFEYSNRHFHTAQLFVNDVMLQDDTLMLKLGVEQTDCKARETCGVPAEVNNLSDNTSCAPGSGCC